In one Solanum lycopersicum chromosome 11, SLM_r2.1 genomic region, the following are encoded:
- the LOC101246892 gene encoding probable glutathione S-transferase DHAR1, cytosolic, producing the protein MKSKDSSDCTVQALFDELKALEEHLKAHGPYVNGQNVYSVDMSLAPKLYHLEVALEHFKKWSVTECLSHVRNYMKQLAR; encoded by the exons ATGAAGAGCAAGGATTCTAGTGATTGTACTGTGCAGGCACTTTTTGATGAATTGAAGGCTTTGGAAGAGCATCTCAAGGCTCAT GGACCATATGTCAATGGACAGAATGTTTATTCAGTTGATATGAGCTTGGCTCCAAAATTGTACCATCTCGAGGTGGCTCTTGAACACTTCAAGAAGTGGAGTGTGACTGAATGCTTGAGTCACGTGCGTAATTACATGAAG CAATTGGCTCGTTAA